GACATTCTTGATACTTATCCTGAAAATTGAATTATATATTAGTGATTTGTTAAAATTGTTAATCTAATCTTAACAATACCTGATTTTTTTTGCCAAAAAAGTTAAAAGTTTCTTAATTCAGATAAATTTAACTTTAAAAAATGTAATAAATCAGTGTAAAGTTGCGTCCTTTATTTTATAAATGTCTAATCTATTATTGTCTAATCTAAATTATATATCATGAAAAGTTTAAAATTATTTGTTTTTGCATTCGCTCTTTTAACAGTTCACATCGCAGCAGCTTCAACCAACCCTATTAAACCAACCGACGAGTTACGCGTGGAAATGGTTGAATTGATCGGTTCCAGTTCTTTGAATATTGAGGAAATGTCTGCAGATGAATTTTCAGCGGATGTTCTGTTCACTGTAAATTCAAATCAGGAAATAATCATCTTATCTGTTGATTCGGAAAACGATCAATTGGAAAATTATCTTCAAAGAAAATTGAATTACAAAAAAGTAAATCACAGACCAAGCCAACATGGTGAGATTTATTTATTACCTGTTAAAATGGTAAAACAATTATAATAAGCCCAAAATAATTGCACTATTTAAAAAACTATCTCAATTGTAGATAGTTTTTTTTTGCGCTACTTTTTAATGAATAAAGAAATCGTTAAGCCTTTCTTAAAAAATCATTGGATTCTCAGTGTGCAGTGTTAAATGTTTCTTAATTCATGATATTTTAACTTTTCTATGTGTAACAATTATAGCAATTCTTCCGTCCTTTAATATATAAATGTCTAATCTATTTGTCTAATCTAAATTATATATCATGAAAAATTTAAAATTATTTGTCCTGGCTTTAGGTCTCTTTACACTTAACCTTTCTGCTGCCAACTTAAATCCAATAAAAGCTACCGAAGAACTACGTTCGGAAATGATCGAATTGATAGGATCTAACTTTATGGATGAAATGCTGGAGAATGAATACGAAGCAGATGTCTTGTTCACGGTTAATGCCAATAAAGAACTTATCGTCTTATCTGTTGATTCAGACAACAATCAACTGGAAAACTATTTAAAAAGAAGATTGAATTACAAAAAAGTAAATCACAAACCTACAAAGTATGGCGAGATCTACCTTTTACCCGTTAAAATGATCAAACAAATTTAATCCACTTTATCATTTTATTTGAAGAAAAAAGTTGTCTGAAAAGGCAACTTTTTTTATTGAGCCATACCAGACAATAAATCTCGAACCTTTTCACTGTTCCAGTCAGCCGCTCCAATTTTCTTTACTACAATTTTACCCTCTGAATCTATCACATAGGTTGTGGGCAAGGATTTGGATCTTAATTCTTTTGGTGGCGGAGAAACCTGAAAGTATACCGGAAAATCAAAGCCTTTGTCATTCATAAAATATTCAACCTTTTCCGGTTCATCGTTTGCCACAAACAGAAAAATAACCTGATCCCGGTAATCTGAATAAAGTTTCTGGAAACTTGGCATCTCCGCAATACATGGCGGGCACCAAGTGGCCCAGTAATTTATCAGGATTACCTTACCCTTTAAGGATTCCAAATTTAAATCTTTACCCAATGAACTTCTCAAAACCCAATTATAATTATTGAGGTTTACCTGCCTTTCTTCATCGATCTCTAATGAAAACACTCTGGTAGTTATAAATGATACTCCCTTGATCAAAGTTGACCTTACAGGTAAACCATAAGGAGTAAATAAGAATATAATAAAACCAAAAAATAGAATATTGGAAAAATGCTTCCTCAAAAATTTCTTCATCATAATGATTCTCTATCTCCTGATAGAAGACAGAAGTTCTAGTAATTTATCCTTTTGCAAGATAAGACTAATCATCAATAAAATGAACACCAAAATTGCTATACCAAATAAGAACCCGCCATCATTCTCAACCTCTATACCTAAAATCAATAAATGGGATAAAATGGCTCCGCTGATAACACCTAAACCTAATATGGCTCCAATAAAAGCGGTACTCCTTCTAAGAAGCAAGACACCCACGATAAGCTCGATTATTCCCGTCCCAATTCTTCCATAAGGCTCCATGCCCAGTTCGCTGAAAATAAAAACACTTTCGGGTGCTGCTGAAAACTTAAAATAGAGGGTTTGCAAAAACAGGATCGCCGCCATGATCGAAGAAATTCTTTCTATGTAAAATTTCATCTTGTTGAATTAAGGTTGAACATGATTACCAACCCATGAGTCGAAGTTGTCAGGAAATACTTACATCAATTAAAGAAACAAAAAAAAGCCCTGAAAAATTTCGGGGCTTTTATCGTTTTTTTGAAAACTAATTATTGTGCGTTTTCTTTTTTTATCAAATTTAAGGCAGATCCCTCCTTAAACCAGTCAATCTGATTCTGATTGTAGGTATGGTTCAACATGATCGTATCTTTAGTACCGTCTTCGTGTACGACTTCAAGTGTTAATTGCCTTCCGGGAGTAAATTCATTCAAATCAATGAAATTGAATGTATCATTTTCCTGAATAAGATCGTAATCACTTTCATTTGCAAATGTCAAACCAAGCATTCCCTGCTTTTTCAGGTTTGTCTCGTGAATTCGGGCAAATGATTTCACGATTACGGCAGCGACACCTAGATGTCTTGGTTCCATTGCTGCATGTTCTCTCGAAGAACCTTCTCCATAGTTGTGATCTCCTACTACAACCGAATAAACTCCGGCAGCCTTATAAGCTCTTGCCGCATCCGGCACCGGCTGATACTCACCTGTAAGTTGATTCTTCACATTATTGGTCTCCTTATTGTAGGCATTAACTGCACCGATCAATAAATTATTCGATATATTATCCAAATGCCCTCTGAATCTTAACCAAGGCCCGGCCATTGAAATATGATCCGTTGTACATTTTCCAAAAGCCTTAATCAGCAATTTTGCGCCCTTAACTTCATTCCCTATAGGCTCAAACGGGCTTAATAACTGAAGTCTTTTTGAATCCTCTTTTACGTTCACCTCAATAGATGAACCATCTTCTACAGGTGCCACAAAACCGGGATCATCAACATCAAATCCTTTTGGTGGAAGTTCAAATCCGGTTGGCTCATCAAACATTACCTCTTCCCCGTCCTGATTTATTAACGTATCAGTTAAGGGATTAAAATCAAGTTTACCTGAAATTGCAAGTGCAGCAACCATTTCCGGCGAACCTACAAACGCGTGCGTATTAGGATTCCCGTCTGCCCTCTTTGAAAAGTTTCTGTTAAATGAATGAACAATCGTATTCTTTTCTTTTTTATCGGCTCCTTCTCTTGCCCACTGCCCAATACAGGGTCCACAGGCATTGGTAAATATTTTGGCATCCAAATCTTCAAAAATCTCCAGAAGGCCATCTCTTTCCGCAGTATATCGCACCTGTTCGGATCCCGGATTAATTCCAAACTCCGCCTTTGCAACCAGCTTTTTATCAACAGCCTGTTTTGCAATTGACGCCGCTCTCGACAAATCTTCATAAGATGAGTTCGTACATGAACCTATCAGCCCCCACTCTACCTTCATTGGCCACTCATTGGATTCTGCCTTTTCGGTCATTGTACCTACTTCAGTCGCAAGATCCGGCGTAAATGGTCCGTTCAGATGAGGTTTTAACTCAGACAAATCGATCTCAATTACCTGATCAAAATAAGCTTCAGGATCAGCATAAACCTCATCATCTCCTGTTAGATATGGTGCAACCTTATTGGCGGCATCTGCAATTTCATCTCTTCCTGTTGCTCTCAGGTATCGCTCCATGGATTCATCATAACCAAAGGTTGAGGTTGTTGCCCCAATTTCAGCACCCATATTACAAATGGTTCCTTTACCTGTAGCCGACAAAGCTTTGGCACCTTCACCAAAATACTCCACAATACACCCTGTACCTCCTTTAACTGTTAAGATTCCAGCTACCTTTAAGATTACATCCTTAGGAGCTGTCCATCCACTCAGTTTTCCGGTAAGTTTTACTCCAATCAATTTTGGGAACTTTAACTCCCAGGGCATATCTGCCATCACGTCAACCGCATCCGCTCCACCAACACCAATAGCAACCATACCTAAACCGCCGGCATTTACGGTATGTGAATCCGTACCAATCATCATACCACCCGGAAAAGCATAATTCTCGAGTACCACCTGATGAATAATACCCGCTCCCGGCTTCCAGAAACCGATACCGTATTTATTAGACACCGATGCCAGGAAATTAAACACTTCACTTGAAGTATTGATCGCCTCCTGAAGGTCTTTATCAGCTCCAATTCTCGCCTGGATCAAATGATCACAATGAACGGTTGTTGGAACCGCAACTTTTTTCTTTCCAGCCTGCATGAATTGCAACAAGGCCATTTGCGCGGTCGCATCCTGACAAGCAATACGATCTGGTGCAAAGTCAACATAATCAACCCCTCTTTTAAAGGATTCGGTTGGAAGACCATCCCAAAGGTGATTGTATAATATTTTTTCAGATAAGGTCAAAGGTCTTCCTACAACGTCTCTTGCAGTATCAACGCGTTCTGCCATGCGCTCATATACCTTCTTTATCATATCAACATCAAATGCCATAATCTTAATTTAATTTATTCCGGTTAAAATTTATCGTCCCCAAAAGTACAAAATAATAAGGTGATTTTATAAAATATTCAACGAAAATAGGTTCCTGTTTCCCATTCCTCAAACAGCTGGAATTTTTCTTTGAAAATGATAAAAATATGAAGAAAATCTGGAGTAAAATTACGAAATCCATAAATAGAAAAGTAAGCCTGTAAGCCGGATTCTGTATCTGTCCAAAGACAGATTCTTATCATTTATCTGGGTTATAAATTACTTTATAACTCTAGCTGCTCACCCCTTGAATTGAACGAGTAGTTCTCTCCCGATTTCTCGGATCTCCAATGTACATAGCATTGCACCGCATAGAGTTTACCTGATTTCACTACAGCCGAACTGTACATTCTTTCTGTTGCACTGGTCCTGTCATACCTAAGGTATGACGACGGATGTTATCCGCTATGCCACTCTTTGGTGTCCGGACTTTCCTCCACGCCAAAAGCGTAGCGATAAGACGGCTTACTTTTCGATTACAAAAATAGTCTTAAACTAAATCAAAAAAAAATCCCACTCTTGTAAACAAAAGTGGGAAAATTGCTATGAAAAAGAATATTACTATTAAAAGTAATATAAATAAGACTGTAAAAATACAATATTTACTTCAAAATCCTAATCTTTTGAAAATTTATTTTAAAACAAATTTTGAACGCAGGAGCAAAAAAAACCCACTCTAAAAAAGAGTGGGAAAATTGCTATGAAAAAGAAAAAGTTACTGAATTTAAAAATCCAGCAAAACAAATATACTGAAATTTTTCTTAAAAAAATTCAATATCCTCAAATACTTCTCTATAAGAAATTGATTCTTCAGAAGTTATGAAAACATATCTTTTACTTTTTCAAAAAATGATTTTTCCGAAACTGAAGGTTTCGGAACAAAATTTTCATGATCCTTCACACTTTCGAAGAAAGCTTTTTGGTCTTTTGTCAACTTTTTAGGGGTCCATACATTTAAATGAACAAGCAAGTCTCCATTGCCATATCTGTCAAGACTAGGAAGGCCTTTTCCGCGTAAACGAAGAATTTTTCCACTTTGGGTTCCTTCTTCAATCTTGATTCTTACCTTTCCCGTTAGGGTATCTATTTCTTTGCTTGATCCCAGAACAGCCTCTGCATAACTTATATACAAATCATAGTGAAGATTCGTTCCTTCTCTTTTAAGTTTTTCGTGCTGAACTTCTTGTATTACAACCAAAATATCGCCAGGAATACCATCTCCGGGAGCTTCATTCCCTTTACCGGATACTTTTAACTGAACCCCATCCGTTACTCCGGCAGGGATATCAATTTCAACAGTTTCTTCTTTTATAATTAAACCATTAATATCAGCACCTTTTGGCCTGTGATTAACCACTTTACCCGCTCCCTTACAGGTAGGACAGGTCGTTGCAGTTTGCATACGTCCAAGAATCGTATTCGTTACGCGCATTACACTACCCTGGCCATTACAGGCCGAACAGGTTGCATAGGTTACCCCCGGTGCTTTGACCTGACGCTTTACTTTTACCTTCTTATTGACTCCGTTCAGGATATCCTTCAACTCCAGTTTGACACGAATTCTGAGATTACTACCCTTTACCCGTCCCTGTCTGGAACCTCCGCCGAAACCTCCTCCGAAGCCTCCGCCAAAATGGCCTCCAAAAATATCGCCGAACTGGCTGAATATATCTTCCATATTCATACCACCAAAACCGCCTCCGGCTCCACCGTTTTCAAAAGCAGCATGACCATATTGATCATATCTTGCCTTTTTGTCAGCATTACTCAGAATCTCATAAGCCTCTGCAGCCTGCTTAAAACGTTCTTCTGCTTGCTTATTACCTGGATTCTTATCGGGGTGATTCTCCACCGCCTTTTTACGATAAGCCTTTTTTATTTCACTGGCAGTCGCATTTTTGCTCACTCCAAGTATTTCGTAATAATCCTGTTTCACAGTATTAAAATTTTTAGTTAGAAAGGATTAATTTCCAATTACAACTTTAGGGTATCTTATGATGGTTTCTCCAAGTTTATAACCCTTTTCAACGGCATCTATGATTTTCCCTTTCAACTTCTTGTTCGGGGCAGGAATCTGGCTGATTGCCTCATGAATCTCTGCATCAAAACTATCCCCTTGCTTTACTTCCATTTCCTTGAGTCCTTTCTGGCTCAAGGTGTTTTTAAATTTGTTATAGATCAACTGCATTCCTTCAAGCAACGCTTTATCCGAAGATTTTTCTACCTCCTTTAACCCCCGTTCAAAATCATCAAGAATCGGTAGTAGTGCTGTCATCAACTCTTTATTTGCAGTGCTGAACAATTCAATTCTTTCTCTTGAAGTACGCTTCTTATAATTTTCAAATTCAGCAAAAAGACGCAAAAAATTGTCTTTCTCCTTCTGGACTTCGGCTTTTAGTGCATCCACTTCAGAAACCTCCTCTTTTTTTTCCTCACTTTTTTCAGCCGGTTTATTATCGTCTCCCTCATTTAAAGTTTCATTTTCAACTTCATTTTGAGGTATATCTTTTTCCAGTTCTTTCTCTGTATGTTTTTGATCGCTCATTATAATTCAATTTTATCCTCTTACCCTAGCTAAGCAAATTACTTGCCAAGAGTTGATTTGTGTCATAATGTCACATAAAAAATCAAAGGTATTTAACTATGGCTTAAAAGGTGTTCTCAATTCGCTCAATCTTTGCTCCCAAAGATCTTAAACGGACATCGATATCCTCGTAACCTCGATCTATCTGATCGATATTGTGAATGGTGCTTGTTCCCTTTGCTGATAAAGCTGCAATCAGTAATGAAATTCCGGCTCTTATGTCAGGTGAACTCATGGTCGTAGCCTTTAAACTTGACTCATGATTCATACCAATGACGGTCGCTCTATGGGGATCACATAAGATTACTTTGGCCCCCATATCAATCAATTTATCTACAAAAAACAGCCTGCTTTCAAACATCTTCTGATGAATCAGCACACTACCTTTTGCCTGGGTGGCAACTACTAAAACGATACTGAGTAAATCCGGTGTAAAACCAGGCCAGGGGGCATCAGAAACCGTTAAAATAGAACCATCCATATAGCCCTGAATCTTGTAGCTTTCCTGGGCAGGAATGTAAATGTCATCATTTACTTTTTGTAGTTCTATTCCGAGTCTTCTAAATACATCAGGAATCAAACCAAGATCCTTCCAGCTTACATCCTTGATGGTCAATTCGGATCGTGTCATCGCTGCCATTCCGATCCAACTGCCAATCTCGATCATATCTGGTAAAATTCTATGTTCACATCCGCCAAGTTCAGAGACACCCTGAATGATCAGACGATTAGAGCCCAAGCCATCAATTTTTGCCCCCATACTTAAAAGCATCCTGCAAAGTTGCTGGATATAAGGTTCACATGCGGCATTGTAGATGATGGTTTCACCTTTGGCCAAGACGGCCGCCATCAAAATATTGGCAGTACCGGTTACGGAGGCTTCATCCAGTAACATTTCGGTCCCCACAAGTTCCTCAGCTTCAACCCCGTAAAAATACTCCTCTCTGTTATAACGGAAGGAAGCACCAAGTTTTATAAATCCTTCAAAATGCGTATCAAGCCTTCTTCGTCCAATTTTATCTCCACCGGGACGCGGAATATAACCCTTTCCAAATCGAGTCAATAAAGGACCTACGATCATGATTGATCCTCTGAGTGAACTACCATCCTTTTTGAATTCAAGAGATTCGAGATACTTTAAATTGATGTCATCGGCCTGAAATGTGTAGGTATTTCTATCCAATTTTTCAATTTTGACCCCAAGTTCCCCCAAAATAAAGATGAGTTTATTCACATCTCTGATGTCAGGGATATTACTAATGGTTATTTTGGACGAGGTTAAAAGTGTGGCACAAATTATTTGGAGGGCTTCGTTTTTGGCACCTTGGGGAACGATCTCACCTTTCAGGCGATGTCCTCCTTCAATTTTAAATACTGACATTCTTGGTGATTAATTTTTGGAACTTATCTTTTTCTGTAATTCTTTTTGCCC
This DNA window, taken from Lutimonas zeaxanthinifaciens, encodes the following:
- the murA gene encoding UDP-N-acetylglucosamine 1-carboxyvinyltransferase encodes the protein MSVFKIEGGHRLKGEIVPQGAKNEALQIICATLLTSSKITISNIPDIRDVNKLIFILGELGVKIEKLDRNTYTFQADDINLKYLESLEFKKDGSSLRGSIMIVGPLLTRFGKGYIPRPGGDKIGRRRLDTHFEGFIKLGASFRYNREEYFYGVEAEELVGTEMLLDEASVTGTANILMAAVLAKGETIIYNAACEPYIQQLCRMLLSMGAKIDGLGSNRLIIQGVSELGGCEHRILPDMIEIGSWIGMAAMTRSELTIKDVSWKDLGLIPDVFRRLGIELQKVNDDIYIPAQESYKIQGYMDGSILTVSDAPWPGFTPDLLSIVLVVATQAKGSVLIHQKMFESRLFFVDKLIDMGAKVILCDPHRATVIGMNHESSLKATTMSSPDIRAGISLLIAALSAKGTSTIHNIDQIDRGYEDIDVRLRSLGAKIERIENTF
- a CDS encoding nucleotide exchange factor GrpE; protein product: MSDQKHTEKELEKDIPQNEVENETLNEGDDNKPAEKSEEKKEEVSEVDALKAEVQKEKDNFLRLFAEFENYKKRTSRERIELFSTANKELMTALLPILDDFERGLKEVEKSSDKALLEGMQLIYNKFKNTLSQKGLKEMEVKQGDSFDAEIHEAISQIPAPNKKLKGKIIDAVEKGYKLGETIIRYPKVVIGN
- a CDS encoding DoxX family protein, with product MKFYIERISSIMAAILFLQTLYFKFSAAPESVFIFSELGMEPYGRIGTGIIELIVGVLLLRRSTAFIGAILGLGVISGAILSHLLILGIEVENDGGFLFGIAILVFILLMISLILQKDKLLELLSSIRR
- a CDS encoding TlpA family protein disulfide reductase, with product MMKKFLRKHFSNILFFGFIIFLFTPYGLPVRSTLIKGVSFITTRVFSLEIDEERQVNLNNYNWVLRSSLGKDLNLESLKGKVILINYWATWCPPCIAEMPSFQKLYSDYRDQVIFLFVANDEPEKVEYFMNDKGFDFPVYFQVSPPPKELRSKSLPTTYVIDSEGKIVVKKIGAADWNSEKVRDLLSGMAQ
- a CDS encoding aconitate hydratase; its protein translation is MAFDVDMIKKVYERMAERVDTARDVVGRPLTLSEKILYNHLWDGLPTESFKRGVDYVDFAPDRIACQDATAQMALLQFMQAGKKKVAVPTTVHCDHLIQARIGADKDLQEAINTSSEVFNFLASVSNKYGIGFWKPGAGIIHQVVLENYAFPGGMMIGTDSHTVNAGGLGMVAIGVGGADAVDVMADMPWELKFPKLIGVKLTGKLSGWTAPKDVILKVAGILTVKGGTGCIVEYFGEGAKALSATGKGTICNMGAEIGATTSTFGYDESMERYLRATGRDEIADAANKVAPYLTGDDEVYADPEAYFDQVIEIDLSELKPHLNGPFTPDLATEVGTMTEKAESNEWPMKVEWGLIGSCTNSSYEDLSRAASIAKQAVDKKLVAKAEFGINPGSEQVRYTAERDGLLEIFEDLDAKIFTNACGPCIGQWAREGADKKEKNTIVHSFNRNFSKRADGNPNTHAFVGSPEMVAALAISGKLDFNPLTDTLINQDGEEVMFDEPTGFELPPKGFDVDDPGFVAPVEDGSSIEVNVKEDSKRLQLLSPFEPIGNEVKGAKLLIKAFGKCTTDHISMAGPWLRFRGHLDNISNNLLIGAVNAYNKETNNVKNQLTGEYQPVPDAARAYKAAGVYSVVVGDHNYGEGSSREHAAMEPRHLGVAAVIVKSFARIHETNLKKQGMLGLTFANESDYDLIQENDTFNFIDLNEFTPGRQLTLEVVHEDGTKDTIMLNHTYNQNQIDWFKEGSALNLIKKENAQ
- the dnaJ gene encoding molecular chaperone DnaJ — its product is MKQDYYEILGVSKNATASEIKKAYRKKAVENHPDKNPGNKQAEERFKQAAEAYEILSNADKKARYDQYGHAAFENGGAGGGFGGMNMEDIFSQFGDIFGGHFGGGFGGGFGGGSRQGRVKGSNLRIRVKLELKDILNGVNKKVKVKRQVKAPGVTYATCSACNGQGSVMRVTNTILGRMQTATTCPTCKGAGKVVNHRPKGADINGLIIKEETVEIDIPAGVTDGVQLKVSGKGNEAPGDGIPGDILVVIQEVQHEKLKREGTNLHYDLYISYAEAVLGSSKEIDTLTGKVRIKIEEGTQSGKILRLRGKGLPSLDRYGNGDLLVHLNVWTPKKLTKDQKAFFESVKDHENFVPKPSVSEKSFFEKVKDMFS